From the Candidatus Methanoplasma cognatum genome, one window contains:
- a CDS encoding DHH family phosphoesterase, producing MIKETAELLKAENKVILVHGNADMDAIGSAFALSVCFPRGDIFAPEGVDRVAGLVSEKLGIRVLDECDIGAYDLVVVVDTSSPEQLGSAALSIPEGSVVIDHHMPTGKWEGMHFLCDSTRVSCCEIIKDIIDSTGSEVPSEAAKALLGGMLTDSGHFQYANPGMMRSFADLLQSSGTHMDEVFNLTRAQMTMSERIAVMKAIGRVKFDVIGDMIVSVSYGGSFEASSCRALMMAGADVVFVGSQRDEEFRISARATQDIVRKGIHLGNIINGIGGETQTDGGGHGGAAGISGTGDVEAMLHICMQRTMDEFRTIKRAQQSEII from the coding sequence ATGATCAAAGAAACAGCGGAGCTGCTGAAAGCAGAGAACAAAGTGATCCTTGTCCACGGGAATGCGGACATGGATGCGATCGGATCGGCCTTCGCGCTCTCCGTCTGTTTCCCTAGAGGAGACATATTCGCCCCCGAAGGCGTAGACAGAGTGGCCGGCCTGGTTTCCGAGAAGCTGGGGATCAGGGTCCTCGACGAATGCGACATCGGCGCGTACGATCTGGTGGTCGTCGTGGACACCTCCTCCCCCGAACAGCTCGGATCTGCGGCCCTGTCGATACCCGAAGGCAGTGTGGTGATCGACCATCATATGCCCACCGGCAAATGGGAAGGGATGCACTTCCTCTGCGACAGCACAAGGGTGTCTTGCTGCGAGATCATCAAGGATATCATCGATTCCACCGGGTCCGAGGTCCCCAGTGAAGCGGCCAAGGCCCTGCTGGGAGGGATGCTGACGGACAGCGGCCACTTCCAATATGCCAACCCCGGAATGATGAGATCCTTTGCGGATCTGCTCCAAAGCAGCGGCACGCACATGGACGAGGTGTTCAACCTCACCAGAGCGCAGATGACAATGTCCGAAAGGATAGCCGTCATGAAAGCTATCGGAAGAGTAAAGTTCGATGTCATCGGAGATATGATCGTTTCGGTCTCGTACGGAGGGAGCTTTGAAGCCTCGTCCTGCAGAGCGCTCATGATGGCTGGCGCGGACGTTGTCTTCGTCGGGTCTCAGAGGGATGAGGAGTTCAGAATAAGCGCCAGAGCGACCCAGGATATCGTCAGAAAGGGGATCCATCTGGGCAACATCATCAACGGGATAGGCGGGGAGACGCAGACCGACGGAGGAGGCCACGGAGGCGCCGCCGGAATATCCGGAACAGGGGATGTGGAGGCCATGCTCCACATATGCATGCAGAGGACCATGGACGAGTTCAGAACGATCAAAAGGGCTCAGCAGAGCGAGATCATCTGA
- a CDS encoding helix-turn-helix transcriptional regulator translates to MDNSIRVMRAMMNITQEELAEALDVSRQTVIAIENGKYDPSLKLAFKISNFFGKSIEEIFSEKEE, encoded by the coding sequence ATGGATAACAGCATCAGGGTCATGCGGGCAATGATGAACATCACCCAAGAAGAATTGGCGGAGGCTCTTGACGTGTCCCGGCAGACGGTGATCGCCATAGAGAACGGAAAGTACGACCCTTCTCTGAAACTTGCCTTTAAAATATCAAACTTTTTCGGAAAGAGCATAGAGGAGATATTCAGCGAAAAGGAGGAATAA
- a CDS encoding ABC transporter ATP-binding protein yields MESLIVKDVKKAYGEFEAVKGVSFSVEEGEVFGLIGPNGSGKTTTLRMISTLLRLTSGSIKVCGHDVTERPDDVREVISYLPEDAGAYKTLTGRAYLRFMAGFFADGEDFERMVDEGIKLADLGDRIDSKVDTYSKGMARRLLIARAVMPSPKIAIMDEVTSGLDVINAFEIREIIRGIAKKGVTVLLSSHNMFEVDMLCDRIAMINEGNLVLTGTPAELKEKYNAANLEEVFVKAVKG; encoded by the coding sequence TTGGAATCACTTATCGTAAAGGACGTGAAAAAAGCATACGGGGAGTTCGAGGCGGTAAAAGGCGTCAGTTTCTCAGTGGAAGAAGGAGAGGTATTCGGCCTGATCGGCCCGAACGGTTCCGGCAAGACCACGACCCTCCGCATGATATCCACGCTTCTCAGACTGACATCGGGGAGCATCAAAGTGTGCGGCCATGATGTTACGGAAAGGCCGGACGACGTCAGGGAGGTCATAAGCTACCTTCCTGAGGACGCAGGAGCGTACAAAACGCTCACCGGGAGGGCATACCTAAGATTCATGGCCGGTTTCTTCGCCGACGGCGAAGATTTCGAGAGAATGGTCGATGAAGGGATAAAGCTCGCCGACCTCGGAGACAGGATAGATTCAAAGGTAGATACCTACAGCAAAGGCATGGCGAGAAGGCTCCTGATAGCGAGAGCGGTCATGCCCTCCCCCAAGATAGCGATAATGGACGAGGTCACGTCCGGCCTTGACGTCATCAACGCATTTGAGATAAGGGAGATCATCAGGGGCATCGCTAAGAAAGGGGTGACGGTTCTGCTCTCATCGCACAATATGTTCGAAGTGGACATGCTCTGCGACCGGATCGCAATGATCAACGAAGGAAATCTCGTTCTGACAGGGACCCCGGCGGAGCTTAAGGAAAAGTATAACGCCGCCAACCTGGAAGAAGTGTTCGTTAAGGCGGTGAAAGGATGA
- a CDS encoding ribosome assembly factor SBDS — MVNLDDAIIARLESHGETFEILLDPAVMTFIKQGKKVDLVDYLAVEDVFKNSGKGTRPAEGKVKEVFGTDDISEIAKKIVEKGEVQMTAEQRKEMLEAKRNQVISYIAANAINPQTKLPHPYVRIELALEEAKFHVDPFRPLDKEIDEAMKLLRPLLPIRFEKSKIAIKLKGDDYGRCFDDMVHYGIIEREEWTADGSWIGLMELPAGMVPELTEKLKHKTKGSASIKLI; from the coding sequence ATGGTCAATCTGGACGACGCCATAATCGCAAGACTGGAAAGTCACGGGGAGACCTTTGAGATACTTTTAGACCCGGCTGTGATGACCTTCATCAAACAGGGGAAGAAGGTCGATCTCGTCGACTACCTGGCAGTAGAGGACGTTTTCAAGAACTCCGGGAAGGGTACCAGGCCCGCCGAGGGAAAGGTCAAAGAGGTATTCGGCACCGACGACATATCGGAGATAGCAAAGAAGATCGTCGAGAAGGGCGAGGTCCAGATGACCGCAGAACAGCGGAAGGAGATGCTGGAGGCGAAAAGGAACCAAGTGATCAGCTACATCGCCGCCAACGCCATAAACCCTCAGACCAAACTTCCGCACCCGTACGTAAGGATAGAGCTTGCCTTGGAAGAGGCGAAGTTCCACGTTGACCCGTTCAGGCCTTTGGATAAAGAGATAGACGAAGCGATGAAACTCCTCCGCCCGCTCCTCCCGATACGTTTCGAGAAGAGTAAGATCGCCATCAAACTGAAAGGCGACGATTACGGAAGATGTTTCGACGATATGGTACATTACGGGATCATCGAGAGAGAGGAATGGACGGCCGACGGCTCGTGGATAGGGCTTATGGAGCTGCCCGCCGGCATGGTGCCGGAACTGACGGAGAAACTAAAGCACAAGACAAAGGGATCTGCGTCGATAAAACTTATTTAA
- the rrp42 gene encoding exosome complex protein Rrp42: protein MRKMSEHVISEIKKNHITNLLKEGRREDGRGVDDIREIITDVGCIESADGSARVKLGKTEVIAGVKIIPGTPFPDTPDSGVLTMGAELIPMAHPSFESGPPGEDAIELARVVDRGIRESKMIDVKQLCMVPGEEVWMCFVDIYALDYDGNLFDASNIAAVLALKSAVIPGEQYGKGENKPLPVTCTPISVTSVKIGNDLILDPNFDEEMISSARLTVTTDDKGNFRAMQKGGRGSITRDELNLCLDRAVEKGKAIRKIIG from the coding sequence ATGAGGAAGATGAGTGAGCACGTTATCTCCGAGATAAAGAAGAACCACATAACGAACCTCCTGAAAGAGGGCAGGAGAGAGGACGGCAGAGGCGTTGACGATATAAGAGAAATAATCACGGACGTCGGCTGCATAGAAAGCGCGGACGGCTCCGCCAGGGTCAAACTGGGAAAGACCGAGGTCATCGCGGGAGTGAAGATCATACCCGGGACCCCGTTCCCCGACACTCCCGACAGCGGGGTCCTGACGATGGGCGCCGAGCTAATCCCCATGGCGCACCCCTCCTTCGAGTCCGGTCCGCCCGGCGAGGACGCGATCGAACTGGCGAGGGTGGTGGACCGCGGCATCCGCGAGTCCAAGATGATAGACGTCAAGCAGCTGTGCATGGTCCCCGGAGAGGAAGTATGGATGTGCTTCGTCGACATATATGCGCTGGACTACGACGGCAACCTCTTCGACGCTTCCAATATCGCGGCGGTGCTCGCCCTGAAATCGGCGGTCATTCCGGGGGAGCAGTACGGGAAAGGAGAGAACAAACCTCTGCCGGTCACCTGCACCCCCATATCGGTCACGTCGGTCAAAATAGGAAATGATTTAATACTTGACCCAAATTTCGACGAAGAGATGATCTCGTCCGCCCGCCTGACCGTCACAACCGACGACAAGGGGAACTTCAGGGCCATGCAGAAAGGAGGAAGGGGTTCGATCACACGCGACGAACTCAACCTGTGTCTGGACCGGGCCGTGGAGAAGGGCAAGGCCATCAGAAAGATCATCGGGTGA
- a CDS encoding tripartite tricarboxylate transporter permease: protein MGPELILLVMGACLAGAAIGTFTGLVPGIHVNTLASIMLVSYPAISSFISSFADPSYVPIIVSSCIMSASVVHSFVDYVPAVFIGAPDPDEVLTTLPGHRLLMQGHGMRAVRAAAIGSAVGAAAAVLLAIPVQYLMLHGLAGWLDVFTVSFLLFTLSAMILKERSITNKIWAAVLVAVSGMLGLICMDLPIPSTGIAGEGTLLFPLLTGLFGMPVLLSSFKNASVPKQHDDGVQPVDHVPGIKGVLMGSIAGWYPGITATAGASLSSVFLPEDEPERFISVVASIGTVTSIFSLVTLSVSGSGRSGTVLVIREMIGDSVSGFCSPEFLLLLLSTAAASFLGYHITTKAGKVMSGMANRIDTLALNKAVVGFIVLLVLLLTGPFGLLILIISLLVGMIPLDMDVGRIPLTGCLMLPVVIHNLFGQLF from the coding sequence GTGGGTCCGGAACTGATATTATTAGTAATGGGGGCATGCCTTGCCGGCGCCGCGATAGGGACATTCACCGGATTGGTCCCGGGGATACATGTCAATACTCTGGCCTCAATAATGCTTGTGTCCTATCCGGCGATCAGCTCATTCATATCGTCTTTTGCGGACCCTTCGTATGTCCCGATCATCGTATCATCCTGCATAATGTCCGCCTCGGTGGTGCATTCGTTCGTCGATTATGTTCCGGCGGTCTTCATCGGCGCGCCGGATCCAGACGAGGTGCTTACGACCTTGCCCGGACACAGGCTGCTGATGCAGGGGCACGGTATGCGCGCGGTCCGCGCCGCAGCCATAGGAAGCGCCGTCGGCGCAGCGGCTGCAGTACTGCTTGCCATCCCCGTCCAATACCTTATGCTGCACGGACTGGCGGGATGGCTCGACGTATTTACTGTGTCTTTCCTCCTCTTTACGCTTTCGGCTATGATCCTGAAGGAACGCAGCATCACGAACAAGATCTGGGCGGCTGTGCTCGTGGCTGTCTCCGGAATGCTGGGGCTGATCTGTATGGACCTGCCGATACCTTCAACGGGAATCGCGGGAGAAGGGACGCTTCTGTTCCCGCTGCTCACCGGGCTGTTCGGAATGCCTGTGCTGCTGAGCTCGTTCAAAAATGCCTCCGTCCCGAAACAGCATGACGACGGCGTCCAGCCGGTGGACCACGTGCCGGGGATCAAAGGGGTGCTCATGGGCTCCATCGCGGGTTGGTATCCCGGCATCACCGCGACCGCCGGCGCGTCGCTCTCTTCCGTATTTCTGCCGGAGGATGAACCGGAGAGGTTCATCTCTGTCGTCGCGTCCATAGGCACGGTGACGTCGATCTTCTCCCTTGTCACGTTATCGGTATCGGGAAGCGGAAGGTCGGGGACCGTGCTTGTGATCAGAGAGATGATCGGGGACAGCGTATCGGGATTCTGTTCACCGGAGTTCCTCCTGCTGCTGCTCAGTACGGCGGCCGCATCGTTCCTTGGCTATCATATCACAACAAAAGCGGGAAAGGTCATGAGCGGCATGGCCAACAGGATCGATACCTTGGCCCTTAACAAAGCCGTCGTCGGCTTCATCGTTCTGCTTGTGCTGCTGCTCACGGGGCCGTTCGGCCTGCTGATACTGATCATATCACTACTTGTCGGGATGATCCCTCTGGATATGGATGTGGGCAGGATCCCTTTGACGGGATGCCTTATGCTCCCTGTCGTCATACACAATCTTTTCGGACAGCTGTTTTGA
- a CDS encoding tyrosine--tRNA ligase — protein MDVGQRLAMVTRNAEEIVTEEELKELLSKKEMPRAYIGFEPSGLVHLGWALVTSKIKDLAEAGFDVIVFWADWHAYINDKLGGDLDNIRTCARYMEDCFKALGVPDNGVRFVYASEILSDIAYWEKVIKVAKATTLSRVKRAMTIMGRSEDEAEVDFSKLIYPILQATDIFCMDIDLAYAGIDQRRAHMLARDAAEKLGWKKPVALHTPLLPGLKGGDRMDPAAFKMSKSDPGSSINIHDEDEAIRSKMKKAFCPPEKEKEGENPVMMLCKYVIFPRLGRMDISRPEKFGGDVSFSSYEEMAGLYYSGSLFPLDLKNGAAESLIKVLGPVREYFGKHPDNYSAMRQIFGGMEKLR, from the coding sequence ATGGACGTCGGACAGAGATTGGCTATGGTAACCAGGAATGCTGAGGAGATCGTTACAGAGGAGGAGCTGAAGGAGCTCCTCTCAAAGAAAGAGATGCCAAGAGCATATATCGGGTTCGAGCCTTCCGGCCTTGTCCATCTGGGATGGGCTTTGGTCACGTCCAAGATCAAGGACCTTGCGGAAGCGGGGTTCGACGTCATAGTTTTCTGGGCGGACTGGCACGCTTACATCAACGACAAACTGGGAGGCGACCTCGATAACATAAGGACATGTGCCAGATACATGGAGGATTGCTTCAAGGCACTCGGAGTGCCCGACAACGGAGTAAGATTCGTCTACGCGAGCGAGATACTCAGCGACATAGCATACTGGGAAAAGGTGATAAAGGTCGCAAAAGCGACAACCCTGTCCAGAGTGAAGAGGGCGATGACCATCATGGGCAGATCCGAGGACGAGGCCGAGGTGGATTTCTCTAAGCTCATCTATCCGATTCTGCAGGCGACCGATATTTTCTGCATGGACATAGATCTTGCCTATGCGGGAATAGATCAGAGAAGAGCACACATGCTTGCCAGGGATGCGGCGGAGAAGCTCGGGTGGAAGAAGCCAGTCGCACTTCACACTCCGCTCCTTCCCGGGCTGAAAGGCGGGGACAGGATGGATCCGGCCGCTTTCAAGATGTCCAAGAGCGATCCCGGCAGCAGCATAAACATCCACGATGAGGATGAAGCGATAAGGAGCAAAATGAAAAAGGCGTTCTGCCCCCCTGAGAAAGAGAAGGAAGGCGAGAACCCTGTCATGATGCTTTGCAAGTACGTCATCTTCCCCCGCCTCGGAAGGATGGACATATCGAGGCCGGAAAAGTTCGGCGGCGACGTATCCTTCTCCTCATATGAGGAAATGGCCGGATTATATTACTCGGGCTCCCTCTTCCCCCTCGATCTTAAGAACGGCGCCGCTGAATCTCTAATAAAGGTGCTGGGTCCTGTCAGGGAATACTTCGGGAAGCACCCGGATAACTATTCCGCTATGAGGCAGATATTCGGCGGGATGGAAAAGCTCAGATGA
- a CDS encoding DNA-directed RNA polymerase subunit P — MYRCAKCNEPIRNVNALGLQCEKCGSKIFFKERPNVKKVLKSD, encoded by the coding sequence ATGTACAGATGCGCTAAGTGCAACGAACCCATCAGGAACGTGAACGCCCTTGGGCTCCAGTGCGAGAAATGCGGATCGAAGATCTTCTTCAAGGAAAGACCGAACGTGAAGAAGGTCCTGAAGTCCGACTGA
- a CDS encoding prefoldin subunit beta, which translates to MNNISPQLQNQIVQFQQTQQQLQTVSAQKLQMEAQRKEMMRTSEELSKATGDVYKSSGSLLIKVDDKERIKADIEESIETLDIRIKGLERQEKTLRERYESLQETINKAIGQE; encoded by the coding sequence ATGAACAATATCAGCCCGCAGTTACAGAACCAGATAGTCCAGTTCCAGCAGACGCAGCAGCAGCTGCAGACGGTATCCGCCCAGAAACTGCAGATGGAGGCTCAGCGCAAGGAGATGATGAGGACGTCGGAGGAGCTCTCTAAGGCCACTGGCGACGTCTACAAGAGCTCCGGCTCGCTCCTGATCAAAGTGGACGACAAAGAAAGGATCAAAGCCGACATCGAAGAATCGATCGAGACCCTTGACATAAGGATCAAAGGCCTCGAGCGCCAGGAAAAGACGCTCCGCGAGAGATACGAGTCCCTCCAGGAAACGATCAACAAGGCTATAGGACAAGAGTAA
- the rrp41 gene encoding exosome complex exonuclease Rrp41: MSGQTDMVLVDKKGMRIDGRKADEHRPVHIEAGVLSNADGSAYLEIGKNKVLAAVYGPRECHPRHLQDPTKAIIQCKYNMQAFSVSDRKRPGPDRRSIEISKIIAEALEKVVLTELYPRASIDVYIEILQANAGTRCAGLTAASVALADAGIPMRDIVPAVAAGKADGHVLLDLNKEEDNFGEADVPMAIVPSTDEIVLLQMDGNMTRKEFDKALDLAFGACHEIYEIQKAALKKRYALSKEDEEDE; encoded by the coding sequence ATGAGCGGACAAACCGATATGGTATTAGTTGATAAAAAAGGCATGAGGATCGACGGAAGGAAAGCCGACGAACACAGGCCCGTACATATTGAAGCGGGGGTGCTCAGCAACGCTGACGGCTCCGCATACTTGGAGATTGGAAAGAACAAAGTGCTGGCCGCGGTGTATGGGCCGAGGGAGTGCCACCCCAGGCACCTTCAGGACCCTACAAAAGCGATAATCCAGTGCAAATACAACATGCAGGCGTTCTCGGTCAGCGACAGGAAGAGACCCGGCCCGGACAGGAGATCGATAGAGATCTCGAAGATAATCGCCGAGGCTTTGGAGAAAGTGGTCCTCACCGAACTCTACCCCCGCGCATCCATAGACGTTTACATCGAGATACTGCAGGCAAATGCGGGGACGAGATGCGCCGGTCTTACGGCCGCCTCCGTAGCGCTCGCCGACGCCGGCATACCTATGCGCGACATAGTTCCGGCGGTCGCCGCCGGTAAGGCCGACGGGCATGTCCTTCTCGACCTTAACAAAGAAGAGGACAACTTCGGGGAGGCCGATGTTCCGATGGCTATCGTTCCGTCGACGGACGAGATAGTCCTCCTTCAGATGGACGGGAACATGACCCGGAAGGAGTTCGATAAAGCCTTGGACCTGGCTTTCGGCGCTTGCCACGAGATATACGAAATACAGAAGGCCGCTCTGAAAAAGCGCTACGCCCTGTCAAAGGAGGATGAGGAAGATGAGTGA
- the rrp4 gene encoding exosome complex RNA-binding protein Rrp4 — protein MERRNARPAREIVVPGDLLDDSGMDAGSNAYMRDGKVYAGVLGVKNVYHDTVGVIPLGGRYMPSTGETVIGVIEDIGPSNWLVDINAPYPAPLHVNEVPWKVEFGDTSKYLNVGNVVLLKILMVDESRKIQVTMKDSGLRRIEGGQLIEMPHSKVSRVIGKSGSMIQMLKNLTDCRIFVGQNGRIWIDGDENTEIAVEAIRMIEREAQSSNLTERVEKFIKSKLPKEDDGEEY, from the coding sequence ATGGAAAGAAGAAACGCCAGACCCGCACGGGAGATTGTGGTTCCGGGAGACCTGCTGGACGACAGCGGGATGGATGCCGGAAGCAATGCCTATATGCGTGACGGCAAAGTATACGCCGGAGTCTTAGGCGTTAAAAATGTGTATCATGACACCGTCGGCGTCATCCCTCTAGGGGGGCGCTACATGCCCAGCACTGGGGAGACGGTCATAGGTGTTATCGAGGACATAGGTCCTTCGAACTGGCTTGTGGATATAAACGCCCCCTACCCGGCGCCGCTTCACGTGAACGAGGTCCCGTGGAAAGTGGAGTTCGGGGACACGTCGAAGTACCTCAACGTGGGGAACGTCGTTCTGCTGAAAATTCTGATGGTGGACGAGAGCAGGAAGATACAGGTCACCATGAAGGATTCCGGGCTCAGGAGGATCGAGGGAGGTCAGCTCATAGAGATGCCCCATTCGAAGGTCTCCAGGGTCATCGGGAAGAGCGGTTCCATGATACAGATGCTGAAGAACCTCACCGACTGCCGCATATTCGTGGGGCAGAACGGGAGGATCTGGATAGACGGCGATGAGAATACAGAGATTGCGGTGGAGGCCATAAGGATGATAGAAAGAGAGGCCCAGAGCAGCAACCTCACGGAAAGGGTGGAGAAATTTATTAAAAGCAAACTCCCGAAGGAAGATGACGGGGAGGAATATTGA
- a CDS encoding ABC transporter permease yields the protein MNHLLNLTKKELKELLTPGAIVSVLVMVFIFMGVGTMISSETESLSTPSKIGIINDDEGGYWSEFAIDSMPDFYIYQYETTHEEALEYIIMLDSPYGDFEQINKEMAEKGLVTVFMIPSDFTEKINSKERTKIDQYYVFRNEGVFGTTSSLVSSMLIPWISSSISYELVSDITDPSTPAEFLLSPVLASSPQTYINGQIHEGVTPTDIATTIMSQTMMVPIVIMMIIMVIGGMVISSMGSEKENKTLETLLTMPMKRTTIVSGKLLAAAIVGLVYGMAYMVGMSFYVGGVTSPMGGVNLQDYGLSLGITEWAIMAVMIFLAIFCALGICMILGAFTKNYKASQTMILPIMVLAMIPMFVTMFTTWGSLPTVVQGIIFAIPFSHPMMAMNNLMFGDMTIILAGLIYLLAFTLVVVFITVKLYKSDILLTGLGATKAAKMTKKFVYKGRK from the coding sequence ATGAATCACCTCTTGAATCTCACGAAGAAAGAGCTCAAGGAGCTTCTGACGCCGGGGGCAATAGTGTCCGTTCTGGTAATGGTTTTCATATTCATGGGGGTCGGAACGATGATCAGCAGCGAAACAGAAAGCTTATCCACCCCGTCTAAGATCGGCATCATAAATGATGATGAGGGGGGATACTGGTCTGAGTTCGCCATCGATTCTATGCCTGACTTCTACATATATCAGTATGAAACCACCCATGAAGAAGCATTGGAATACATCATCATGCTTGACAGCCCATACGGGGACTTCGAGCAGATAAATAAAGAGATGGCTGAAAAAGGGTTGGTCACCGTCTTCATGATCCCAAGTGATTTCACTGAAAAGATAAACAGCAAAGAGCGGACAAAGATCGACCAGTACTATGTTTTCAGGAACGAAGGGGTCTTCGGGACCACATCTTCCCTTGTGTCGTCAATGCTGATCCCTTGGATATCCAGCAGCATCTCGTATGAGCTGGTCTCGGATATTACGGATCCGAGTACGCCTGCGGAATTCCTTCTTAGCCCCGTCCTTGCAAGCTCACCGCAGACATACATCAACGGACAGATCCACGAAGGCGTGACTCCCACAGATATCGCCACAACGATCATGAGCCAGACCATGATGGTGCCGATAGTGATCATGATGATCATCATGGTCATAGGAGGCATGGTCATATCTTCGATGGGAAGCGAAAAGGAGAACAAGACGCTTGAGACGCTCCTTACGATGCCCATGAAGCGTACCACCATCGTAAGTGGCAAACTGCTTGCCGCGGCGATTGTAGGGCTCGTTTACGGCATGGCCTACATGGTGGGAATGTCATTCTATGTCGGAGGGGTCACAAGTCCCATGGGAGGGGTGAACCTTCAGGATTACGGCCTCAGCCTTGGGATAACAGAGTGGGCGATAATGGCGGTCATGATATTCCTGGCCATATTCTGTGCCCTAGGCATCTGTATGATCCTTGGCGCTTTCACAAAGAACTACAAGGCATCGCAGACGATGATCCTGCCGATCATGGTCCTTGCCATGATACCTATGTTCGTCACTATGTTCACCACCTGGGGGAGCCTGCCTACTGTAGTGCAGGGGATCATATTCGCGATACCGTTCTCACATCCGATGATGGCAATGAACAATCTCATGTTCGGAGACATGACCATAATCCTGGCCGGCCTGATATATCTGCTTGCGTTCACTTTGGTAGTGGTATTCATCACAGTCAAGTTGTACAAGTCAGACATCCTGCTGACAGGTCTGGGTGCGACAAAGGCCGCAAAGATGACAAAGAAGTTCGTGTATAAAGGTAGAAAATGA
- the hpt gene encoding hypoxanthine/guanine phosphoribosyltransferase — translation MHERLRASVMRSQVIDMNGYPYMVHPVTDGVPLMDPAVLDEIIEWMVSACGFDCDRIAAPESMGIPLAVPLSLRLRIPYTVIRKRSYGIEGEIKVPYKTGYSDREMYINGLRKGDRVIIVDDILSTGGTLSAVVGALRENGISVIDILVVFNKSSEIEELGERLGVDIKRMLDITVEDGAVRIRDR, via the coding sequence ATGCATGAGAGACTGAGGGCCAGCGTGATGCGCAGTCAGGTTATCGACATGAACGGATATCCGTACATGGTCCACCCTGTCACAGACGGCGTGCCTCTGATGGACCCTGCCGTGCTTGACGAGATCATCGAGTGGATGGTCTCTGCCTGCGGCTTCGATTGCGACCGCATCGCCGCGCCTGAATCTATGGGGATACCTCTCGCCGTCCCCTTGTCCCTCAGACTGAGGATACCCTACACAGTGATCAGAAAACGATCGTACGGCATCGAAGGGGAGATCAAAGTCCCATACAAGACCGGATATTCTGACCGGGAAATGTACATCAACGGTCTCAGGAAAGGCGACAGGGTCATTATCGTTGACGATATACTCAGCACCGGCGGAACGTTATCGGCGGTCGTCGGCGCTCTGAGGGAGAACGGGATATCGGTTATCGATATACTGGTGGTATTCAACAAAAGTTCCGAAATAGAAGAGCTAGGCGAACGTTTAGGCGTGGATATCAAAAGAATGCTGGACATCACGGTGGAGGACGGAGCCGTCAGGATACGGGACCGTTAG
- a CDS encoding 50S ribosomal protein L37ae: protein MAKRTRKAGTAGRFGARYGVVVRNRVKNIEAHQKAKHECPVCHHMSVKRVSSGIWECRHCDTKFAAEAYSPKTKKDLSQVPE from the coding sequence ATGGCAAAAAGAACAAGAAAAGCGGGTACGGCCGGAAGGTTCGGCGCCAGATACGGCGTGGTCGTCCGCAACAGGGTCAAGAACATCGAGGCCCACCAGAAAGCAAAGCACGAGTGCCCCGTCTGCCACCACATGTCCGTGAAAAGAGTGAGCTCCGGGATCTGGGAATGCAGACACTGCGACACGAAATTCGCGGCGGAGGCATACAGCCCCAAAACGAAAAAAGACCTGTCTCAGGTACCGGAATGA